CCGATCGACGAGCCCGACGTCCCCTTCGAAGAGATCAAGGACTTCATGTGATGTGCGAGCGGCGCCGGGACGCGGCCGCGAGCCGCCGAGCGGAGCGAGGCAAATGAACGCGAACAGAGAGATCGCCGTCGTCGCCTTCGCGCAGACCCGGCACAGCGGCGAGGACCAGGGGCTGGCGGAGATCGAGATGCTGGCGCCCGTCATCACCGAGATCAAGGAGCGGACGGGCATCGCGCAGTTCGGCTTCACCTGCTCGGGGTCGTGCGACTACCTCGCGGGCGCGCCGTTCTCGTTCGTGTCGGCGCTGGACGCGGTCGGCGCCTGGCCGCCGATCTCCGAGAGCCACGTCGAGATGGACGCGGCGTGGGCGCTGTACGAGGCGTGGGTGCGGCTGCTGCACGGCGACATCGACACGGCGCTCGTGTACGGGTTCGGGAAGTCGACGCAGGGGAACCTTCGCGCGATCCTCACCCAGCAGCTCGACCCGTACCACCTGGCGCCCCTCGGCATCGACCAGGTGTCGCTGGCGGCGCTCCAGGCCCGCGCCTACATGGAGCGGTCGGGCGCCAAGGAGGACGACCTGCGCGCGGTCGCCGCGCGGTCGAGGGCGTCCGGGCGGGACAACCCGTACGCGCTGCACCTGCCGGACCCGGCGGACGAGGGCTACGACGTGGCCCCGCTGCGCCCGTACGACGTCGCGCCCGTCACCGACGGCGCCGCGGCGATCGTCCTCGCGGCGGGGGACCGGGCGCGGGAGCTGTGCGAGCGGCCCGCGTGGATCACCGGGATCGACCACCGCACCGAGGTGCACTCGCCGGGCGCGCGGGACCTGACCCGCTCGGAGTCGGCGCGCATCGCCGGGGAGAAGGCGGGCGCGGCCGGCGTCGAGGTCGCCGAGCTGCACGCGCAGTTCTCCCACGAGGAGCTGATCCTCCGCGAGGCCCTCGGGCTGGGCGACGACGTGACGGTCAACCCGTCCGGCGGCGCGCTGTCGGCCAACCCCGTGATGGCGACGGGCCTGATCCGGATCGGGGAGGCCGCCGCCCGCGTCCACGACGGGTCGGCGTCGAGGGTGCTCGCCCACGCGTCGTCCGGGCCGTGCCTCCAGCAGAACCTCGTCTGCGTGCTGTCGGGAGAGAAGAATGGCTAACCCCTGTGCGGTCATCGGCGTCGGGCAGACGGCGTACAAGAGCAAGCGGTTCGACGTGTCGATGGCGGGGCTGGTGCGCGAGGCGGCCCGGCGGGCGCTCGACGACGCCGGGCTGACCTGGAAGGACATCGACGCGGTCGTCGTCGGCAAGGCCCCCGACCTGTTCGAGGGCGTGATGATGCCGGAGACGTTCCTGGCGGACGCGCTGGGCGCGAAGGGCAAGCCGATCATGCGCGTGCACACGGCCGGCTCGGTCGGCGGGTCCACGGCGATCGTCGCGGCGGGCCTGATCCAGAGCGGCGTGCATCAGCGCGTCCTCACGGTGGCGTGGGAGAAGCAGTCGGAGTCGAACGC
The sequence above is drawn from the Actinomadura hallensis genome and encodes:
- a CDS encoding thiolase domain-containing protein, which encodes MNANREIAVVAFAQTRHSGEDQGLAEIEMLAPVITEIKERTGIAQFGFTCSGSCDYLAGAPFSFVSALDAVGAWPPISESHVEMDAAWALYEAWVRLLHGDIDTALVYGFGKSTQGNLRAILTQQLDPYHLAPLGIDQVSLAALQARAYMERSGAKEDDLRAVAARSRASGRDNPYALHLPDPADEGYDVAPLRPYDVAPVTDGAAAIVLAAGDRARELCERPAWITGIDHRTEVHSPGARDLTRSESARIAGEKAGAAGVEVAELHAQFSHEELILREALGLGDDVTVNPSGGALSANPVMATGLIRIGEAAARVHDGSASRVLAHASSGPCLQQNLVCVLSGEKNG